GGTAGTGTCACCAACATCAACAGAGAAAACATTTTCATCCACAATGTTATTTGAAATGCGATGCTCCCTAACCATAGTTGGCATATTATCATCGTGTGCAATGCAGTTAGCATTATCAATATGCACATCATTCTCCACTTTCGAGTCACAATTAACACCCGACGTCTCAATTTCACCAATGTCATTTCCATGTTTACCACTATCCACATTGTCATTAGAGAGGTTAGTAGAGTACCTGCTTTTGGAGCATTCACCTCTCTCAAATGCCTTAGTTGTCTCAGTCACCACCTGTTCCTCCGTTCCCATTGTCTCCTTACCTTTCGACTGCTTGGCTCGTGGAGGGGGGCGGGGGCATTGCCCAATGTGTAGCACTCCAAGTTGTCGTGGCCGACATGTTTACAAAGGTTGCAGTATTTTGGAAGCTGTTCATATTCCACTTTCTGATAAATTGTAACTCTATTGATTTGTAGGTCAAAACCCTCCACAAGTGGCTTGGTAAGATCAATCTCAATGCTAATTCTAGCTTTAGAGAGCTTAGATTGATTGAGAGTGCAGTCGTCGATTTGAAGTGGAATTCCTATCATGTTTGCTACAGCAAATAGGGCATCCTTATGAAACAAATGAGCTGGGAGTTCAGGAAAACATACCCAAATTGGAATAGTAGAGGATTTTTGAGCCGGTGTGAATGTCGGTGTCCATTTGAAAATGCGCATCGAAAATCCATGAATGTGCCAAAAATTCTTCTTAGCCACAGATAGGAGAAGTCGGATTCGTTGGAGAGATAAATAAGCACATGCTTGGCATTGATCATATTGACGGTAAATGCACATTTGACTCCCAATCCTGCAATAAGGCAATGCAGGTGCTGATATTGAGGTTATCCATGTGAGAATTTTCCAACTAGTGCCAATCGAAAAGGAGCTGCAAGGGCTTCTGTCTCCGCATCTGTGAATACCAATGTAGGACCCTTCTCATCAGTAAAAACTGCACAGACAGAGGGCGGTGTCGAGTCtgcaagaaaaaatttgtgaGACGCCGTTGGTGCGGTTTTCGACGGGACCCCGAAAAGCCTCCCCACCCTCGggtgttttattaaaaaacataaataaataaaactcttcatttatatacattaaaatggtattaatttacttatattatttaaaaatgtttcAATAGCCAATCTTTTTATCAAGCAAGTGGATGATACAATCCATTATGGAAACGGCTAGGAGAGAATGTTtcatagaaaaacaaaatttactgaaGATTGAGAGGTCATGGCTGTTATTACGGACCTTCAGGCCATCCAGCATCCCTCGTCTCACAGCTGAAACACCCCTCCCACTTTCTACTTCTCATAATTCCTCCAATAACATAATAACTAGTGTAGATACCCACATTATTACACTTGGAGTTAGATATGCATGCacaatgaacaataattttacaCACATTCTCAACTTTCTACTTCTCATAACTCCCCCAATAATAAATCTAGGAAGTGTAGACACCCAAATTATTACTGTTAGTTATCTAAACGATTGAATGTTATATCTTGATTTtctaaatgcatttttgtaCTATACTTaacaataaatacattatttagtggattaactataattttcatttataactaatgctttttctaaatattcagaatatttttgtacaagaGCATATAATTTGACACATAATTTGCTTGTACAAGAACTTCAAAATCGAACATAATTTAGTTAGAAACCACAAACTCACCTTTGTAAGTATTTcagtatttgtaataaaaatggTTTTGCCGAATCCCCCCATTCTGCAGATAGATATCACCAGATCTGAAATTTCATCACCTCTCGCAAGCGATTCCAGCATATCTGTATCCTCCTCCATTCCAATGAAATACTTTTCTACCTCACATCGGGACGTCTTGTTCGAACAATCAGTATCACCTACGGATCTGGATGAGTTTTCTCCTTTAATTACAGAGCACAGCTGTCTGGTGAGGCCAACCATGCGAGATCTGTAGCGATG
This Sesamum indicum cultivar Zhongzhi No. 13 linkage group LG5, S_indicum_v1.0, whole genome shotgun sequence DNA region includes the following protein-coding sequences:
- the LOC105162300 gene encoding uncharacterized protein LOC105162300; its protein translation is MGTEEQVVTETTKAFERGECSKSRYSTNLSNDNVDSGKHGNDIGEIETSGVNCDSKVENDVHIDNANCIAHDDNMPTMVREHRISNNIVDENVFSVDVGDTTSDNDKTGEDNLEYKVADGNWTHVKNTIMLLEQNSEEDQNSENSEEDHSDQTAQKINSLWTSNRITCSRIQRRKTE